A single region of the Actinoplanes sp. SE50/110 genome encodes:
- a CDS encoding TIGR03618 family F420-dependent PPOX class oxidoreductase encodes MSGVISLESTALREFWTERHLCTLTTLRADGSPHVVAVGATLDPETGIARIISSGGSAKVRHVLRGQQRVAICQVDGPRWSTLEGLAVIRDEPAAVAEAERRYAGRYRTPRPNPARVVIEVAVARVLGSASLMPSAATSA; translated from the coding sequence ATGAGCGGCGTGATCAGCCTGGAGTCGACGGCCCTGCGGGAGTTCTGGACCGAGCGGCATCTGTGCACGCTCACCACGCTGCGCGCCGACGGGTCGCCGCACGTGGTGGCGGTCGGCGCCACCCTCGACCCGGAAACCGGGATCGCCCGGATCATCTCCTCCGGCGGCTCGGCCAAGGTGCGGCACGTGCTGCGCGGCCAGCAGCGGGTGGCGATCTGCCAGGTCGACGGGCCACGCTGGAGCACCCTGGAGGGCCTCGCGGTGATCCGCGACGAGCCGGCCGCGGTCGCCGAGGCGGAGCGGCGGTACGCCGGTCGTTACCGGACGCCGCGCCCCAACCCGGCCCGGGTGGTCATCGAGGTCGCCGTCGCCCGGGTGCTCGGCTCGGCCTCGCTGATGCCGTCGGCCGCGACCAGCGCCTGA
- the chvE gene encoding multiple monosaccharide ABC transporter substrate-binding protein, with product MKYTRLLAALGAATLVTTMAACGSSEKTADKAAGSGNTAGALIGITMPTKSSERWIHDGDNLKQQLEGLGYKVDLQYAENDIPTQTQQLDSQITKGAKLLIIASIDGTAISNQLDNAKNAGIKVIAYDRLIRGNANVDYYTTFDNFKVGVQQATSLLTGLGVLKADGSKGDAKGPFNVELFAGSPDDNNATFFFNGAKSILDPFIKDGTIVVKSGQTDFKTVATLRWDPETAQKRMENILTSTYKSGAKVDGVLSPYDGISIGILSALKSGGYGTAAQKFPIVTGQDAEVASVKSIIKGEQYSTIYKDTRQLAKVTGEMADAILKGQTPQTNNTTDYDNGKKVVPAQLLQSVIVDKDNYQKVLVDGGYYTADQLK from the coding sequence GTGAAATACACCCGGCTCCTGGCGGCGCTCGGCGCTGCCACGCTGGTCACCACCATGGCGGCCTGCGGCTCCAGCGAGAAGACCGCGGACAAGGCCGCCGGCAGTGGGAACACCGCGGGCGCGCTGATCGGCATCACCATGCCGACCAAGTCCTCGGAGCGCTGGATCCACGATGGCGACAACCTCAAGCAGCAGCTCGAGGGTCTGGGTTACAAGGTCGACCTGCAGTACGCGGAGAACGACATCCCGACCCAGACGCAGCAGCTGGACAGCCAGATCACCAAGGGCGCCAAGCTGCTGATCATCGCGTCGATCGACGGCACCGCGATCTCCAACCAGCTGGACAACGCGAAGAACGCCGGCATCAAGGTCATCGCGTACGACCGCCTGATCCGGGGCAACGCGAACGTGGACTACTACACCACCTTCGACAACTTCAAGGTCGGTGTGCAGCAGGCCACCTCGCTGCTGACCGGTCTCGGCGTGCTCAAGGCCGACGGCAGCAAGGGTGACGCCAAGGGCCCGTTCAACGTCGAGCTGTTCGCCGGTTCCCCGGACGACAACAACGCGACGTTCTTCTTCAACGGCGCCAAGAGCATCCTGGACCCGTTCATCAAGGACGGCACGATCGTCGTGAAGTCGGGCCAGACCGACTTCAAGACCGTCGCCACCCTGCGCTGGGACCCGGAGACCGCGCAGAAGCGCATGGAGAACATCCTCACCTCCACCTACAAGAGCGGCGCCAAGGTCGACGGCGTGCTGTCCCCGTACGACGGCATCTCGATCGGTATCCTGTCGGCCCTGAAGTCGGGTGGCTACGGCACCGCCGCGCAGAAGTTCCCGATCGTCACCGGCCAGGACGCCGAGGTCGCGTCGGTCAAGTCGATCATCAAGGGTGAGCAGTACTCCACCATCTACAAGGACACCCGTCAGCTGGCCAAGGTCACCGGTGAGATGGCCGACGCCATCCTCAAGGGCCAGACCCCGCAGACCAACAACACCACGGACTACGACAACGGCAAGAAGGTCGTCCCGGCCCAGCTGCTGCAGTCGGTCATCGTCGACAAGGACAACTACCAGAAGGTGCTCGTCGACGGCGGTTACTACACCGCCGACCAGCTGAAGTGA
- a CDS encoding DUF2252 domain-containing protein yields the protein MDATPTIGSPVVPGSAGDEGFTSLRRPARPRAERYEMGRALRERSPRSDVAQWRPPADRPDPVGQVRASHEGRLPWLVPVRIGRMIASPYAFLRGTAGLMADDFAGLPHTGITPVICGDAHLGNFGFYASPERDLVFDLNDFDEAHPGPWEWDLRRLVVSVHVAGRVNGFRESACAEAVQHCVEEYRGQIADLAARPLLARSFDRLNVDAMRSVATRGSFRDEIERAARRARRRTSDRALPRFTERRDGSRRLVEEPPVITRPSDADRDLLDEALDGYLNTLKPHWARILGGYRVIDVAHKVVGVGSVGLRAYVALCEGSDPEDVVFLQLKQARRSVIAKHQHGALAWHRHQGQRVVEYQQALQTVSDPLLGWTTVGEHQYYVRQFRDMKGAIVVEDINAGALADYAGICGYLLAKSHARTSGASMIAGYCGGSDKLDESLAKFARSYADQVEKDHQALVAAVRRGELAAEVA from the coding sequence ATGGACGCGACACCCACCATCGGCAGCCCTGTGGTGCCCGGCTCAGCGGGCGACGAGGGCTTCACCTCCCTGCGCCGTCCCGCACGGCCGCGCGCCGAACGATACGAGATGGGCCGGGCTCTGCGCGAGCGGTCCCCCCGGTCGGACGTGGCGCAGTGGCGTCCGCCGGCCGACCGGCCCGACCCGGTGGGTCAGGTGCGGGCCTCGCACGAGGGCCGGTTGCCGTGGCTCGTGCCGGTCCGGATCGGCCGGATGATCGCCAGTCCCTACGCGTTCCTGCGCGGCACCGCCGGGCTGATGGCCGACGACTTCGCCGGCCTGCCGCACACCGGCATCACCCCGGTCATCTGCGGCGACGCCCACCTCGGCAACTTCGGCTTCTACGCCTCCCCGGAGCGGGACCTGGTCTTCGACCTCAACGACTTCGACGAGGCGCACCCCGGCCCCTGGGAGTGGGACCTGCGCCGCCTGGTGGTCAGCGTCCACGTGGCCGGCCGGGTCAACGGCTTCCGGGAGAGCGCCTGCGCCGAGGCGGTGCAGCACTGCGTCGAGGAGTACCGCGGGCAGATCGCCGATCTGGCCGCCCGGCCACTGCTGGCCCGCTCCTTCGACCGGCTCAACGTCGACGCGATGCGGTCGGTGGCGACCCGCGGCAGCTTCCGCGACGAGATCGAGCGGGCCGCCCGCCGGGCCCGGCGGCGCACCAGCGACCGGGCGCTGCCCCGGTTCACCGAGCGGCGCGACGGCAGCCGCCGGCTGGTCGAGGAGCCGCCGGTGATCACCCGGCCGTCGGACGCCGACCGGGACCTGCTCGACGAGGCCCTGGACGGCTATCTGAACACGCTCAAACCGCACTGGGCGCGGATCCTCGGCGGCTACCGGGTCATCGACGTGGCGCACAAGGTGGTCGGCGTCGGCTCGGTCGGCCTGCGGGCGTACGTGGCGCTCTGCGAGGGCAGCGACCCGGAGGACGTGGTCTTCCTCCAGCTCAAGCAGGCCCGCCGGTCGGTGATCGCGAAACACCAGCACGGCGCGCTGGCCTGGCACCGGCACCAGGGGCAGCGGGTGGTCGAATACCAGCAGGCGCTGCAGACGGTCAGCGACCCGCTGCTGGGCTGGACCACCGTGGGTGAGCACCAGTACTACGTGCGGCAGTTCCGCGACATGAAGGGCGCCATCGTCGTCGAGGACATCAACGCCGGTGCGCTCGCCGACTACGCCGGGATCTGCGGCTACCTGCTGGCCAAGTCGCACGCCCGGACCAGCGGGGCGTCGATGATCGCCGGATACTGCGGCGGCAGCGACAAGCTGGACGAGTCATTGGCCAAGTTCGCCCGGTCGTACGCCGACCAGGTGGAGAAGGATCATCAGGCGCTCGTCGCGGCGGTCCGTCGCGGCGAGCTGGCAGCGGAGGTGGCATGA
- the mptB gene encoding polyprenol phosphomannose-dependent alpha 1,6 mannosyltransferase MptB: MNNDRTGVRHRLLDACRSSRLGLLVARRRDHLPVLTTRALRWAGFGGALLLALAGLFGGALPDEGGHNLPVTTLWLAGTALLGYAWWSGRDRELSPRWVLGTAALWAVPFLLVPPVGSRDLYSYSCQGELFAHGLSPYTSTAQTLPCSWVGAVPPIWRDTITPYGPLFVLLAGAIILLGQAVALPSGLVDALPPHLGSLILPLVLFRLVALGGVVAMAAGLPVLARRCGIAPARALWLSLAGPLIGLHLLGGPHNDAAMLGLLVGGLAVVTRCPRHWAARVGGGVLLGAAVAVKATAGVAIPFAVLIVAATYRSRLQGLVIGTLAVAGSSVAALAGITVAGGLDLGWIAGLSDSGALVQFSSMPTAVGMTITYAGRLFDPDFDAVPAVRAAAYAVLAVALVVIWVRALRDRADPVRAALFGSAAAIVATVALAPVFLPWYMLWPLTLLAATTLRTKAVMVITIVASFSVLPDGSGLVRSLKFPGAPMVTLYLIYLGVRQVRRWRGGRELQALVAADGISEAEPSTRATATSMTTRAGLGRGVR; the protein is encoded by the coding sequence ATGAACAATGACCGAACCGGAGTCCGGCATCGCCTTCTGGACGCCTGCCGTTCGTCCAGGCTCGGCCTGCTGGTCGCCCGTCGCCGGGACCACCTGCCGGTGCTGACGACGCGGGCTCTGCGCTGGGCCGGTTTCGGTGGTGCCCTGCTGCTCGCGCTGGCCGGCCTGTTCGGCGGGGCGCTGCCGGACGAGGGCGGCCACAACCTGCCGGTCACCACGCTGTGGCTGGCCGGCACGGCGCTGCTGGGGTACGCGTGGTGGTCCGGCCGGGATCGCGAGCTGAGCCCCCGCTGGGTGCTCGGCACCGCCGCGCTGTGGGCGGTCCCGTTCCTGCTGGTGCCGCCGGTCGGCAGCCGCGACCTCTATTCGTACAGCTGTCAGGGTGAGCTCTTCGCGCACGGCCTGAGCCCGTACACGTCGACCGCGCAGACCCTGCCCTGCTCGTGGGTGGGTGCGGTGCCGCCGATCTGGCGGGACACGATCACCCCGTACGGTCCGCTGTTCGTCCTGCTGGCCGGTGCGATCATCCTGCTCGGCCAGGCGGTTGCGCTCCCGTCCGGCCTGGTCGACGCGCTGCCGCCGCACCTGGGTTCGCTGATCCTGCCGCTGGTCCTGTTCCGGCTGGTCGCGCTGGGCGGCGTGGTGGCCATGGCGGCCGGGCTGCCGGTGCTGGCCCGCCGCTGCGGGATCGCGCCGGCCCGCGCCCTGTGGCTGTCGCTGGCCGGTCCGCTGATCGGCCTGCACCTGCTGGGCGGCCCGCACAACGACGCCGCGATGCTCGGCCTGCTGGTCGGCGGCCTGGCCGTGGTCACCCGGTGCCCGCGGCACTGGGCGGCCCGGGTCGGCGGCGGGGTGCTGCTGGGCGCCGCGGTCGCGGTGAAGGCCACGGCCGGCGTGGCCATCCCGTTCGCCGTGCTGATCGTCGCCGCCACCTACCGGAGCCGGCTCCAGGGCCTGGTGATCGGCACGCTCGCGGTCGCCGGCTCGTCGGTGGCCGCGCTGGCCGGCATCACCGTGGCCGGCGGGCTCGACCTCGGCTGGATCGCCGGCCTGTCGGACAGCGGCGCCCTGGTCCAGTTCAGTTCGATGCCCACCGCGGTCGGCATGACCATCACGTACGCCGGCCGGCTCTTCGATCCGGATTTCGACGCCGTGCCGGCGGTCCGCGCGGCCGCCTACGCCGTGCTCGCGGTCGCCCTGGTGGTCATCTGGGTCCGGGCGTTGCGGGACCGCGCCGACCCGGTGCGGGCGGCGCTGTTCGGCTCGGCCGCCGCGATCGTCGCCACGGTCGCCCTGGCCCCGGTCTTCCTGCCCTGGTACATGTTGTGGCCGCTGACCCTGCTGGCGGCCACCACGCTGCGCACCAAGGCGGTCATGGTGATCACCATCGTGGCGTCGTTCTCGGTGCTGCCGGACGGCTCCGGGCTGGTCCGGTCGCTGAAGTTCCCGGGCGCCCCGATGGTGACCCTCTACCTGATCTACCTCGGTGTCCGCCAGGTGCGCCGGTGGCGCGGTGGGCGCGAGCTTCAGGCGCTGGTCGCGGCCGACGGCATCAGCGAGGCCGAGCCGAGCACCCGGGCGACGGCGACCTCGATGACCACCCGGGCCGGGTTGGGGCGCGGCGTCCGGTAA
- the mmsA gene encoding multiple monosaccharide ABC transporter ATP-binding protein, translated as MTDTILRMTGITKTFPGVKALQDVDIEVRRGEIHAICGENGAGKSTLMKVLSGVYPHGTYEGDIEFEGEPCHFGGIRDSEHRGIVIIHQELALASNLSIAENIFLGNERSKRGWINWNETNAAADDLLRRVGLKEKAVTPVVELGVGKQQLVEIAKALSKDVKLLILDEPTAALNDDDSAHLLNLLRGLRDEGITCVIISHKLNEVMGISDRVTILRDGRTIWTDEIENLTEDKIISGMVGRDLEHRYPEHEPTVGEEVLRIEDWTVYSPTQPDRALVRKANLTLRRGEIVGLAGLMGAGRTELAMSVFGRSYGVNISGRLIKDGKEIKARTVREAIDHGIAYATEDRKRYGLNLIEDIKRNVSAAGLSKLAKGGWVDGNEEFKVADEYRASMNIKSPTVEAVVGKLSGGNQQKVVLSKWIFTDPDVLILDEPTRGIDVGAKYEIYTIINRLADEGKAILVISSELPELLGICDRIYTLSAGRITGEVPRAEATQESLMTLMTKEEQEVAP; from the coding sequence ATGACCGACACGATCCTGCGGATGACCGGGATCACCAAGACGTTCCCCGGCGTCAAGGCGCTCCAGGACGTCGACATCGAGGTGCGCAGGGGCGAGATCCACGCCATCTGCGGGGAGAACGGGGCCGGCAAGTCCACCCTGATGAAGGTGCTGTCCGGGGTCTACCCGCACGGCACCTACGAGGGTGACATCGAGTTCGAGGGTGAGCCGTGCCATTTCGGCGGCATCCGCGACAGTGAGCACCGGGGCATCGTCATCATCCACCAGGAGCTGGCGCTCGCCTCGAACCTCTCGATCGCCGAGAACATCTTCCTCGGCAACGAGCGCAGCAAGCGCGGCTGGATCAACTGGAACGAGACGAACGCGGCGGCGGACGATCTGCTGCGCCGTGTCGGCCTCAAGGAGAAGGCTGTCACGCCGGTGGTCGAGCTCGGCGTCGGCAAGCAGCAGCTCGTGGAGATCGCCAAGGCGCTCTCCAAGGACGTGAAGCTGCTCATCCTCGACGAGCCGACCGCCGCGCTCAACGACGACGACTCGGCGCATCTGCTCAACCTGCTCCGAGGCCTGCGTGACGAGGGCATCACCTGCGTCATCATCTCGCACAAGCTCAACGAGGTGATGGGAATCTCCGATCGCGTCACCATTCTGCGTGACGGCCGGACCATCTGGACCGACGAGATCGAGAACCTCACCGAGGACAAGATCATCTCCGGCATGGTGGGCCGCGACCTCGAGCACCGGTACCCGGAGCACGAACCGACCGTCGGCGAGGAGGTGCTGCGGATCGAGGACTGGACGGTCTACAGCCCCACCCAGCCGGACCGCGCGCTGGTCCGCAAGGCCAACCTGACGCTGCGCCGCGGCGAGATCGTCGGCCTGGCCGGGCTGATGGGCGCCGGCCGCACCGAGCTGGCGATGAGCGTCTTCGGCCGCTCGTACGGGGTGAACATCTCCGGCCGGCTGATCAAGGACGGCAAGGAGATCAAGGCGCGGACCGTGCGCGAGGCGATCGACCACGGCATCGCGTACGCCACCGAGGACCGCAAGCGGTACGGCCTGAACCTGATCGAGGACATCAAGCGCAACGTGTCCGCGGCCGGTCTGTCCAAGCTGGCCAAGGGCGGCTGGGTGGACGGCAACGAGGAGTTCAAGGTCGCCGACGAGTACCGGGCGAGCATGAACATCAAGTCGCCGACCGTCGAGGCGGTGGTCGGCAAGCTGTCCGGCGGCAACCAGCAGAAGGTCGTACTGTCCAAGTGGATCTTCACGGATCCGGACGTGCTGATCCTCGACGAGCCCACCCGCGGTATCGACGTCGGCGCCAAGTACGAGATCTACACGATCATCAACCGGCTCGCCGACGAGGGGAAGGCCATCCTGGTCATCTCCTCCGAGCTGCCCGAGCTGCTCGGGATCTGTGACCGCATCTACACCCTCTCGGCCGGCCGGATCACCGGTGAGGTGCCGCGCGCCGAGGCCACCCAGGAGAGTCTGATGACTCTGATGACGAAGGAAGAACAGGAGGTGGCGCCGTGA
- the araA gene encoding L-arabinose isomerase, translating to MKPQIWFLTGSQHLYGPETLQQVADQSAEIQRTLAAGLSAELVTRPVLTDSGAIKQVMLDANNDATVIGVIAWMHTFSPAKMWISGLDALRKPLLHLHTQHNISLPWESIDMDFMNLNQAAHGDREFGFIQARLGVPRKTVAGHVSDPSVVSRIDGWARAAAGLQRLRTLRLARFGDNMRDVAVTEGDKVEAELRFGVSVNTYGVNDLVTVVDAVDDKAVDDLVAEYADRYELAPELAVGGARHDSLRYGARLEAGLRQFLTEGGFGAFTTNFEDLGGLRQLPGLAVQRLMADGYGFGGEGDWKTSALLAAVKAMGTGTGRGTSFMEDYTYHFGPGEPKILGAHMLEVCPTIASARPRVEIHPLGIGGREDPVRMVFDATPGPGVVVGLADLGDRFRLVANAVEVVEPDEPLPNLPVARAVWKPAPSLSTSAECWLTAGGPHHTVLTQAVGAEVLRDFATMAQTELLLIDDRTSTDDFADRVRWNQAYHRLARPL from the coding sequence ATGAAGCCGCAGATCTGGTTTCTGACCGGCAGCCAGCACCTGTACGGGCCGGAGACGCTCCAGCAGGTGGCCGACCAGTCCGCTGAGATCCAGCGCACCCTGGCCGCCGGCCTGAGCGCCGAGCTCGTCACCCGCCCGGTGCTGACCGACTCGGGCGCGATCAAGCAGGTGATGCTCGACGCGAACAACGACGCGACCGTGATCGGCGTGATCGCCTGGATGCACACGTTCTCGCCGGCCAAGATGTGGATCTCGGGTCTGGACGCGCTGCGCAAGCCGCTGCTGCACCTGCACACCCAGCACAACATCTCGCTGCCCTGGGAGTCCATCGACATGGACTTCATGAACCTGAACCAGGCCGCGCACGGCGACCGCGAGTTCGGGTTCATCCAGGCGCGCCTGGGGGTGCCGCGCAAGACGGTGGCCGGCCACGTCTCCGACCCGTCCGTGGTGTCCCGGATCGACGGCTGGGCCCGCGCCGCTGCCGGCCTGCAGCGCCTGCGCACCCTGCGGCTGGCCCGCTTCGGGGACAACATGCGCGACGTCGCGGTCACCGAGGGCGACAAGGTCGAGGCCGAGCTGCGCTTCGGCGTCTCGGTCAACACCTACGGCGTGAACGATCTGGTCACCGTCGTCGACGCGGTGGACGACAAGGCGGTCGACGACCTGGTCGCCGAGTATGCCGACCGGTACGAGCTGGCCCCCGAGCTGGCCGTCGGCGGGGCGCGGCACGACTCGCTGCGCTACGGCGCCCGGCTCGAGGCCGGCCTGCGGCAGTTCCTCACCGAGGGCGGCTTCGGCGCGTTCACCACCAACTTCGAGGACCTGGGCGGCCTGCGGCAGCTGCCCGGCCTGGCGGTGCAGCGCCTGATGGCCGACGGCTACGGTTTCGGCGGCGAGGGCGACTGGAAGACCTCCGCCCTGCTGGCCGCCGTGAAGGCGATGGGCACCGGCACCGGCCGGGGCACCTCCTTCATGGAGGACTACACCTACCACTTCGGTCCGGGCGAGCCGAAGATCCTCGGGGCGCACATGCTCGAGGTCTGCCCGACCATCGCGTCCGCCCGGCCGCGTGTCGAGATTCATCCGCTGGGCATCGGCGGCCGGGAGGACCCGGTCCGCATGGTGTTCGACGCCACGCCCGGCCCGGGTGTGGTGGTCGGCCTGGCCGACCTCGGTGACCGGTTCCGCCTGGTGGCGAACGCGGTCGAGGTGGTCGAGCCGGACGAGCCGCTGCCGAACCTGCCGGTGGCCCGTGCGGTGTGGAAGCCCGCCCCGTCGCTGTCGACCTCGGCGGAGTGCTGGCTCACCGCTGGAGGACCGCACCACACGGTCCTCACCCAGGCTGTCGGCGCGGAGGTCCTGCGGGACTTCGCGACGATGGCCCAGACCGAGCTCCTGCTCATCGATGACCGCACCTCGACCGACGACTTCGCCGACCGGGTGCGGTGGAACCAGGCGTACCACCGTCTGGCCCGCCCCCTGTAA
- a CDS encoding LacI family DNA-binding transcriptional regulator, which produces MTDVARLAGVSHQTVSRVLNDHPNVKEQTRLRVRAAIAELGYRPNRAARALVTGRSQLIGVVARNSMLYGPASMLTEFEQAAADAGFAVSVGSVRELDRDSIAAVVDRHLDQRVAGLVVIAQVASATEALAEIPADVPVVCIDGDPAAGRSLVTVDQVAGARAAVRHLLEAGHETVWHVSGPTDWFDSAGRIQGWRQTLQEAGREVPPLLSADWSAAEGYRAGQMLARMPEVTAIFTANDHLALGVLRALHERGRRVPHDVSLIGFDDVPEAAYFIPPLTTVRQSFGDVARAALTLLLGQLRDAPRPADTVIVPARLVVRESVAPPA; this is translated from the coding sequence ATGACCGACGTGGCACGTCTGGCGGGCGTCTCCCACCAGACCGTCTCCCGCGTGCTCAACGATCATCCCAACGTCAAGGAGCAGACCCGCCTGCGGGTCCGGGCCGCGATCGCCGAGCTCGGCTACCGCCCCAACCGGGCGGCCCGCGCCCTGGTCACCGGCCGGTCCCAGCTGATCGGCGTGGTGGCCCGCAACAGCATGCTCTACGGCCCGGCCTCGATGCTCACCGAGTTCGAGCAGGCGGCCGCCGACGCCGGCTTCGCGGTCAGCGTCGGCAGCGTGCGTGAGCTGGACCGGGACTCGATCGCCGCGGTCGTCGACCGGCACCTGGACCAGCGGGTCGCCGGCCTGGTGGTGATCGCCCAGGTCGCCTCGGCCACCGAGGCCCTCGCCGAGATCCCGGCCGACGTACCGGTGGTCTGCATCGACGGCGACCCGGCGGCCGGGCGCTCGCTGGTCACCGTCGACCAGGTGGCCGGCGCCCGGGCGGCGGTCCGGCACCTGCTGGAGGCCGGCCACGAGACCGTCTGGCACGTCTCCGGGCCGACCGACTGGTTCGACTCGGCCGGGCGCATCCAGGGCTGGCGGCAGACCCTGCAGGAGGCCGGCCGGGAGGTTCCGCCGCTGCTCAGCGCCGACTGGTCGGCCGCCGAGGGCTACCGGGCCGGGCAGATGCTGGCCCGGATGCCGGAGGTCACCGCGATCTTCACGGCCAACGACCACCTGGCCCTGGGCGTGCTGCGGGCACTGCACGAGCGGGGCCGCCGGGTGCCGCACGACGTCAGCCTGATCGGCTTCGACGACGTGCCCGAAGCGGCCTATTTCATCCCCCCGCTGACCACCGTGCGCCAGTCGTTCGGGGACGTGGCCCGGGCCGCTCTGACACTTCTGCTGGGACAGCTCAGGGACGCCCCGCGGCCCGCCGATACGGTGATCGTCCCGGCACGGTTGGTAGTGCGCGAGAGTGTCGCCCCGCCCGCGTAA
- a CDS encoding glycosyltransferase family 1 protein, translating into MRIALVTESFMPDVNGVAHSVVRTAEHLIRTGHEPIVIAPVPAPGPVPATLPYPVVRIPSVPMPGYPQIRLGLPMPALRAAIRDHRAEVVHLASPFVLGAWARTAASSLGLPTVAVYQTDVAAYARARNLGVCEDLSWRWIRRLHNAATRTLAPSTESMTALRTHGVERVHLWRRGVDDVRFHPGRRSAGVRRALCRDGEVLVGFVGRLAVEKEVDLLAGVSRLPHVRLVVIGDGPAEAHLRRALPEATFLGARHGGQLARIYASLDVFAHTGPFETFGQTVQEAMASGIPVVAPAKGGPRDLVHHDHTGLLVPAHEETGFTDAVARLAADPSLRRAMGAAGRAAIAGRSWSAVGDQLLHHYAEVLGRPLARQEVARPRAAAA; encoded by the coding sequence ATGCGCATCGCGCTGGTCACAGAGTCCTTCATGCCCGACGTCAACGGCGTCGCCCACTCGGTCGTCCGGACCGCGGAGCACCTGATCCGTACCGGTCACGAACCGATCGTCATCGCGCCGGTGCCGGCGCCCGGACCGGTCCCGGCCACCCTGCCGTACCCGGTGGTCCGGATCCCGTCAGTGCCGATGCCGGGCTATCCGCAGATCCGGCTGGGTCTGCCGATGCCGGCCCTGCGGGCGGCGATCCGGGATCATCGCGCCGAGGTGGTGCACCTGGCGAGCCCGTTCGTGCTGGGCGCCTGGGCGCGTACCGCCGCGTCGAGCCTCGGCCTGCCCACGGTGGCGGTCTACCAGACCGATGTGGCGGCCTACGCCCGCGCCCGCAACCTCGGCGTCTGCGAGGATCTGTCGTGGCGCTGGATCCGCCGGCTGCACAACGCCGCCACCCGCACCCTGGCGCCGTCCACCGAGTCGATGACGGCGCTGCGCACGCACGGTGTCGAGCGCGTGCACCTGTGGCGCCGGGGTGTCGACGACGTCCGGTTCCATCCGGGTCGGCGCAGCGCCGGTGTCCGACGCGCGCTGTGCCGCGACGGCGAAGTGCTGGTCGGTTTCGTCGGCCGGCTCGCCGTCGAGAAAGAGGTCGACCTGCTGGCCGGCGTCTCCCGCCTGCCGCATGTCCGGCTGGTGGTGATCGGCGACGGCCCGGCCGAGGCGCACCTGCGCCGGGCGCTGCCGGAGGCCACCTTCCTCGGCGCCCGGCACGGCGGCCAGCTCGCCCGGATCTACGCCAGTCTCGACGTGTTCGCCCACACCGGCCCGTTCGAGACGTTCGGCCAGACCGTCCAGGAGGCGATGGCCAGCGGCATCCCGGTGGTCGCGCCGGCCAAGGGCGGCCCCCGCGACCTGGTCCACCACGACCACACCGGTCTCCTGGTCCCCGCGCACGAGGAGACGGGTTTCACCGATGCCGTCGCCCGGCTCGCCGCCGACCCGTCGCTGCGCCGCGCGATGGGCGCCGCGGGCCGTGCCGCGATCGCCGGCCGCAGCTGGTCCGCGGTCGGTGACCAGCTGCTCCACCACTACGCCGAGGTTCTCGGCAGGCCGCTCGCCCGTCAGGAGGTTGCCCGCCCCCGGGCCGCTGCCGCTTGA